From one Acidibrevibacterium fodinaquatile genomic stretch:
- a CDS encoding alpha/beta fold hydrolase, whose amino-acid sequence MNPRTVGAAILGMALAGPAMAASPIPSTTATTTYHRTEVDGVGIFYREAGPKDAPTIVLLHGFPSSSRGYSTLIPLLATRYHVIAPDFPGFGQSDAPSPAAYSYTFDHLAGTIDALLAQLEITRYTLYLFDYGAPIGYRIMLAHPERLQALIVQNGNAYHAGLGAKWAKIAAFWADPKAHPEVVDAFLSFDATKERHLAGTSHPEVYDPDSWDDEFAHLSRPGQREIQTALLYDYRTNVASYAAWQAWLRHHRPPTLVVWGANDPSFIAAGAKAYRADLPDAEIHLLDAGHFALDEKNDEIAALILAFMAKQFPADPPAKN is encoded by the coding sequence ATGAACCCTCGTACGGTTGGGGCCGCGATCCTTGGTATGGCGCTCGCCGGTCCCGCCATGGCGGCAAGCCCCATCCCGTCAACCACGGCGACGACCACGTATCATCGCACCGAGGTTGACGGCGTCGGGATTTTCTATCGCGAGGCTGGCCCCAAGGACGCGCCCACCATCGTGCTGCTGCATGGGTTCCCCTCGTCTTCTCGGGGATACAGCACGCTGATCCCTCTGCTGGCGACGCGCTATCATGTCATCGCACCGGATTTTCCCGGTTTCGGGCAGAGCGATGCGCCATCGCCGGCAGCGTACAGCTACACCTTCGATCATCTCGCCGGAACGATCGACGCGCTGCTCGCGCAGCTCGAAATCACCCGCTACACGCTTTATCTGTTCGATTACGGGGCGCCGATCGGTTATCGCATCATGCTCGCCCATCCCGAGCGGCTGCAGGCGCTGATCGTCCAGAACGGGAACGCCTATCACGCCGGGCTCGGGGCGAAATGGGCGAAGATCGCGGCGTTCTGGGCCGATCCGAAGGCGCATCCCGAGGTTGTTGACGCTTTTCTTTCCTTTGACGCGACGAAGGAACGACACCTGGCCGGCACCTCTCATCCCGAAGTCTATGACCCCGATAGCTGGGATGATGAGTTCGCCCATCTCTCACGGCCAGGCCAGCGCGAAATCCAAACCGCCCTGCTCTACGACTACCGCACCAACGTCGCCTCCTACGCCGCCTGGCAGGCATGGCTGCGCCACCACCGGCCGCCGACCCTGGTCGTCTGGGGCGCTAACGATCCCTCCTTCATCGCGGCGGGTGCAAAGGCTTACCGCGCCGACCTGCCGGATGCGGAAATTCATCTTCTCGACGCTGGCCATTTCGCCCTGGATGAGAAGAACGACGAGATCGCCGCGTTGATTCTGGCCTTTATGGCAAAGCAATTTCCCGCCGACCCACCAGCCAAAAACTAA
- a CDS encoding FMN-dependent NADH-azoreductase, whose amino-acid sequence MTKLLFIQASPRGEQSKSIQVAQTYLDALKATNPALEVDVLALWETALPAFDGDKAAAKVNVMLGQEHSAVQKTAWDQVVEIASRFIAADRYLFAVPMWNSAIPYRLKHYIDIIHQPGLLWGLNPETGYFGLLQNKHATLVLTSGAYADSRPSPAFGIDYQSTYLRAWLNQAGVIAIDEVRFQPTLLTPDPTGALEQAKRAAMDLGQAHGRV is encoded by the coding sequence ATGACCAAGCTGCTCTTCATCCAGGCATCGCCTCGCGGCGAGCAGTCCAAGTCGATCCAGGTCGCGCAGACCTACCTTGACGCTCTGAAAGCGACGAACCCGGCGCTCGAAGTGGACGTGCTCGCACTTTGGGAAACCGCGCTGCCGGCCTTCGATGGCGACAAGGCCGCAGCCAAAGTCAACGTGATGCTCGGCCAGGAGCACAGTGCGGTGCAGAAGACCGCCTGGGATCAGGTTGTGGAAATCGCGTCCCGCTTCATCGCCGCGGACCGCTATCTGTTTGCCGTGCCCATGTGGAACAGCGCGATCCCATACCGGCTGAAGCACTATATCGACATCATCCACCAACCGGGTCTCCTCTGGGGGTTGAACCCAGAGACCGGCTATTTCGGCCTGCTGCAGAACAAGCACGCCACGCTTGTGTTGACATCGGGCGCCTATGCGGACAGCCGGCCATCGCCGGCCTTCGGGATCGACTACCAGTCCACCTACCTCAGGGCCTGGCTCAACCAGGCCGGTGTCATCGCCATTGATGAGGTGAGGTTCCAGCCCACGCTCCTGACGCCAGATCCCACTGGTGCGCTTGAGCAGGCCAAGCGGGCCGCGATGGACCTCGGCCAAGCGCACGGGCGCGTCTGA
- a CDS encoding nuclear transport factor 2 family protein, which yields MNRPPLPPFTEETAIQKVRAAEDAWNTRDPARVVLAYTPDSRWRNRVEFPNGREEIQAFLTRKWARELDYRLIKELWTFARDRIAVRFAYEYRDDSGHWFRAYGNENWRFDADGLMATRFASINEHPIAEAERQFRWPLGRRPDDHPSLSDLGL from the coding sequence ATGAACCGCCCACCGCTGCCTCCTTTCACCGAAGAGACCGCAATCCAGAAAGTGCGGGCCGCTGAGGACGCCTGGAATACGCGCGATCCCGCGCGGGTGGTCCTCGCTTACACGCCCGACAGCCGCTGGCGGAACCGTGTCGAGTTTCCGAATGGCCGTGAGGAGATCCAGGCATTCCTTACCCGCAAATGGGCGCGAGAACTGGACTACCGTCTGATCAAGGAGCTCTGGACCTTCGCCAGGGACCGCATCGCGGTGCGCTTCGCCTACGAATACCGCGATGACAGCGGACACTGGTTCCGCGCCTACGGCAACGAGAACTGGCGCTTCGACGCCGACGGCCTGATGGCAACCCGCTTCGCCAGCATCAACGAACATCCCATCGCCGAGGCCGAACGGCAATTCCGCTGGCCCCTCGGTCGCCGCCCCGACGACCACCCAAGCCTCAGCGACCTCGGCCTCTGA
- a CDS encoding nuclear transport factor 2 family protein, protein MTATPTDTVRDFYAKLAASDAPGALGLMDPDIEWITMWHYKVEGRGPGAVAEGLFKPLMAEWTSFSLVPIEFVTEGDTVVSLGNFTGVHGVTGKTAEARYAHVWTVKGEKITRFRQFIDTLAIADARRR, encoded by the coding sequence TTGACTGCCACCCCGACGGACACTGTCCGCGACTTCTACGCCAAGCTCGCCGCCAGCGATGCACCCGGCGCCCTGGGCTTGATGGACCCAGATATCGAGTGGATCACGATGTGGCATTACAAGGTCGAAGGACGCGGCCCGGGTGCTGTCGCCGAGGGCCTGTTCAAGCCGTTGATGGCTGAGTGGACCAGCTTCTCGCTCGTGCCCATCGAGTTCGTCACCGAGGGCGACACCGTGGTGTCGCTCGGTAATTTCACAGGCGTCCACGGCGTCACCGGCAAGACTGCCGAGGCGCGTTACGCCCATGTCTGGACGGTGAAAGGCGAGAAAATCACCCGCTTCCGGCAGTTCATCGACACCTTGGCGATCGCGGACGCTCGTCGTCGGTGA
- a CDS encoding alpha/beta fold hydrolase, with protein sequence MTARFNTVDVDGLKVFYRSAGDPSAPAVLLLHGFPSASHMFRDLIPELASQYHVVAPDLPGFGMTEQPARAVFAYTFENIAKVIGRFTEALGLTRFAIYVFDYGAPVGFRLALAHPDRITAIVSQNGNTYREGLSEGFAPLRSYWNEPTEANRNALRALLSPQTTLFQYTHGVSDPELVSPDGRNLDDFYLARPGNDEIQLDLFGDYETNVALYGKIQAYLRNERPPVLAIWGKNDPFFSPQGAEAFKHDAPNAEIRFLDTGHFALETHAREIGAAMRAFLATHLR encoded by the coding sequence ATGACTGCCCGCTTCAATACTGTCGATGTCGATGGGCTCAAGGTGTTTTACCGATCCGCCGGCGACCCGAGCGCGCCGGCCGTGCTGCTGCTGCACGGATTCCCGAGTGCGAGCCACATGTTCCGCGATCTGATTCCGGAACTCGCCAGTCAGTATCATGTCGTCGCCCCGGATCTGCCCGGCTTCGGCATGACCGAGCAACCCGCTCGCGCCGTCTTCGCCTACACGTTCGAAAATATCGCCAAGGTGATCGGCCGCTTTACCGAAGCGCTCGGCCTGACGCGGTTTGCGATCTACGTTTTCGATTACGGCGCCCCGGTCGGCTTCCGATTGGCCCTGGCGCATCCTGATCGCATCACCGCAATCGTCTCGCAGAACGGCAACACCTACCGCGAAGGTTTGTCCGAGGGGTTCGCCCCGCTCCGATCCTACTGGAACGAGCCGACCGAGGCCAACCGCAACGCCCTGCGCGCTTTGCTGTCGCCGCAGACCACCCTCTTCCAATACACCCACGGCGTCAGCGATCCGGAGCTGGTCTCGCCCGATGGCCGCAACCTCGACGACTTCTACCTGGCGCGTCCCGGCAATGACGAAATCCAACTGGACCTGTTCGGCGACTATGAGACCAACGTCGCGCTCTACGGCAAGATTCAGGCCTATCTGCGCAACGAGCGGCCGCCGGTGTTGGCGATCTGGGGCAAGAACGACCCCTTCTTCAGCCCGCAGGGCGCCGAAGCCTTCAAGCACGACGCCCCGAACGCCGAAATCCGCTTCCTCGATACCGGCCATTTCGCCCTGGAGACCCATGCCCGCGAGATCGGCGCGGCCATGCGCGCCTTCCTCGCCACGCATTTGCGCTGA
- a CDS encoding SPASM domain-containing protein, which produces MYFTAHGRALPCCIAPFSARGYDNYTLGDATQQTLREIWNGNAYRDFRHRLLSNSPPKPCEGCGLRWSL; this is translated from the coding sequence ATGTATTTCACCGCGCATGGCCGCGCGCTGCCGTGCTGCATCGCGCCCTTCTCCGCGCGCGGCTATGACAACTACACGCTCGGCGACGCGACGCAGCAGACGCTTCGCGAGATCTGGAACGGCAATGCCTATCGCGACTTCCGTCACCGGCTGCTCAGCAATTCGCCGCCGAAGCCGTGCGAGGGATGCGGGCTGCGATGGAGCCTCTGA
- the istA gene encoding IS21 family transposase, translating into MRQIRQTLRLASDGISARAMGRMLGVARSTIQDNLKRAQAAGLAWPLPADLSDAVLEERLFARSGAPRGVRRRAEPVWSELVCELKRPGVNLMVLWEEYRAGHPEGYSYSRFCDLFREFEARLSPVMRQEHRAGDKVFVDYSGKKLGITDPATGIVRMAEIFVAVLGASNYTYAEASWTQTLPDWIGAHSRMFRFFGGVPRLIVPDNLKSGVNKASFYDPEINLSYGRMASHYGVGVLPARPRRPKDKAKVEAGVRFAQSYILGRLRQQTFFSLAEANQAIAGMVERINAHVMRRLGVSRRHLFETIERQALAALPETDHEFAEWGFARVSLDYHVEVCGFFYSVPHQLIRQQVDTRATERMVEIFHQGKRVAVHQRRYGGPRHGTAPEHMPSAHRRYAAWTPERFRSWGASIGPQTEGLIIAILANRPHPEQGFRTCLGILRLFKELDRPRAEAVAARAVAFGAFNYKSIASIIASKLDQTASPPDEAQAVLTHSNLRGAEYFH; encoded by the coding sequence ATGCGGCAGATACGACAAACCTTACGGCTGGCCAGTGACGGCATCAGCGCCAGGGCGATGGGGCGGATGCTGGGCGTGGCGCGGAGCACGATCCAGGACAATCTGAAGCGGGCGCAGGCAGCGGGGCTGGCGTGGCCGTTGCCGGCCGACCTCAGTGATGCGGTTTTGGAGGAGCGGCTGTTTGCCCGCAGCGGCGCGCCGCGGGGGGTGCGCCGGCGCGCCGAGCCGGTCTGGAGCGAGCTGGTCTGCGAGCTCAAGCGCCCGGGCGTGAACCTGATGGTGCTGTGGGAGGAATATCGCGCCGGGCATCCGGAAGGGTACAGCTACAGCCGGTTCTGCGATTTGTTCAGGGAGTTCGAGGCACGGCTGTCACCGGTCATGCGCCAGGAGCACCGGGCGGGCGACAAGGTGTTCGTCGATTATTCCGGCAAAAAGTTGGGCATCACCGATCCCGCAACTGGCATCGTGCGCATGGCGGAGATTTTTGTCGCGGTGCTGGGCGCGTCGAACTACACCTACGCGGAGGCGAGCTGGACCCAGACGCTGCCGGATTGGATCGGCGCGCATAGCCGCATGTTCCGGTTTTTTGGCGGCGTGCCGCGGCTGATCGTGCCGGATAATCTGAAGTCCGGCGTCAACAAGGCGTCGTTCTACGATCCAGAGATCAACCTGAGCTATGGCCGGATGGCCTCGCATTACGGTGTTGGTGTTTTGCCGGCCCGGCCGCGGCGCCCGAAGGACAAGGCGAAGGTGGAAGCCGGTGTCCGCTTTGCCCAGAGCTACATTCTGGGCCGGTTGCGCCAGCAGACTTTCTTCTCTCTGGCTGAAGCCAACCAGGCGATTGCCGGCATGGTGGAGCGGATCAACGCGCATGTCATGCGCAGGCTCGGCGTCAGCCGGCGGCATTTGTTCGAGACGATCGAACGCCAGGCTTTGGCGGCATTGCCAGAGACCGACCATGAGTTTGCGGAGTGGGGTTTTGCCCGCGTCTCGCTGGATTATCATGTCGAGGTCTGCGGCTTTTTCTACTCGGTGCCGCATCAGCTGATCCGCCAGCAAGTCGATACCCGCGCCACCGAGCGGATGGTTGAGATCTTCCACCAAGGCAAGCGGGTCGCGGTGCATCAGCGCCGCTATGGCGGTCCAAGGCACGGCACTGCCCCTGAGCATATGCCGAGCGCGCACCGGCGCTACGCCGCATGGACGCCGGAGCGGTTCCGCTCATGGGGCGCATCGATCGGCCCGCAGACCGAGGGGCTGATCATCGCCATCCTCGCCAACCGGCCGCATCCGGAACAGGGGTTTCGGACATGCCTTGGCATCCTGCGGCTGTTCAAGGAGTTGGACCGTCCGCGCGCCGAGGCGGTGGCGGCCCGAGCGGTCGCCTTTGGCGCGTTCAACTACAAGAGCATTGCCTCGATCATCGCCAGCAAGCTCGACCAGACGGCCAGCCCGCCAGATGAGGCGCAGGCGGTGCTGACCCACAGCAATCTGCGCGGCGCCGAATATTTTCACTGA
- the istB gene encoding IS21-like element helper ATPase IstB encodes MLTHPTLDLLHKLGLHGMAKAFKDLDARPEVAGLAHGEWLALLLEHEATLRQQKRFESRARAAKLRQSASVEDVDYRAPRGLDRAQFLKLASCDWVRARHNLLITGPCGVGKSWLACALGQKACREDLSTAYHRVSRLFSALALARADGRYARTLRQIARLDLLILDDWGPETLNADQRRDLLEIIDDRHEMRSVIITSQVPVERWYEIIGDPTIADAILDRLVHNAYRIELTGESLRKKRDPAPAHART; translated from the coding sequence ATGCTCACCCACCCGACCCTCGACCTGCTGCACAAACTCGGCCTGCACGGCATGGCCAAAGCCTTCAAGGACCTCGACGCCCGGCCGGAGGTTGCCGGTTTGGCCCATGGCGAATGGCTGGCTTTATTGCTCGAGCACGAGGCCACGTTGCGACAGCAGAAACGCTTCGAGAGCCGCGCCCGCGCGGCCAAATTGCGCCAGTCCGCCAGCGTCGAGGATGTCGATTACCGCGCCCCGCGCGGCCTCGACCGGGCACAGTTCCTGAAACTCGCCAGCTGTGACTGGGTGCGCGCCCGGCATAATCTGCTCATTACCGGCCCCTGCGGGGTCGGCAAAAGCTGGCTGGCCTGCGCGCTGGGCCAGAAGGCTTGCCGCGAGGATCTCTCGACCGCCTATCACCGGGTGTCGCGGCTGTTCTCTGCCCTGGCGCTGGCCCGCGCCGATGGCCGTTACGCCAGAACACTGCGCCAGATCGCCAGGCTCGACCTGTTGATTTTGGACGATTGGGGCCCCGAGACCCTGAACGCGGACCAACGCCGCGATCTGCTGGAAATTATCGATGACCGCCACGAGATGCGCTCCGTCATCATCACCAGCCAAGTGCCGGTCGAGCGCTGGTACGAAATCATCGGCGATCCCACCATCGCCGACGCCATCCTCGACCGCCTCGTCCACAACGCCTACCGCATCGAACTCACCGGCGAGAGCCTCCGTAAAAAGCGCGATCCGGCACCGGCCCACGCCCGAACTTGA
- a CDS encoding radical SAM protein: MTAETTLVADPRRYFETVKAERSVEADAAPVCVYLEVTNRCNLVCETCPRSFETLEPPADMSWELFTRIVDQLPRLTRAVLHGVGEPMLVRDLPRMISYLKNRGVYVLFNTNGTLLRERRFPELVESGLDELRVSLDAADAPTYARVRGKNFFDRIVRDVKRLTDYQKARDVSTPRVSLWLTGLKETVDQLPAFVRLAARMGVAEVHLQRLVFDEQGFGLARAESSLFERTQQPEADAIEEAIALGRSLGVMLDASGATEPGLSLRRAHSNEPWSLCRRPWSLMCGFR; this comes from the coding sequence ATGACGGCCGAAACCACGCTTGTTGCCGATCCGCGGCGTTATTTCGAGACGGTCAAGGCCGAACGGTCAGTCGAGGCCGACGCCGCCCCGGTCTGCGTCTATCTCGAAGTCACGAACCGCTGCAACCTGGTCTGCGAGACCTGTCCGCGCAGCTTCGAGACCTTGGAGCCGCCGGCCGATATGTCGTGGGAGCTGTTCACGCGCATCGTCGACCAGCTCCCCCGTCTCACGCGTGCCGTCCTGCATGGTGTCGGCGAGCCGATGCTGGTGCGCGACCTGCCGCGCATGATCTCCTATCTCAAGAATCGCGGCGTCTACGTCCTCTTCAACACCAACGGAACGCTGCTCCGCGAGCGCCGCTTCCCGGAATTGGTGGAATCCGGTCTCGACGAGCTTCGCGTGTCGCTCGACGCTGCCGACGCACCCACCTACGCGCGCGTACGCGGCAAGAATTTCTTCGACCGGATCGTGCGCGACGTGAAGCGCCTTACCGACTATCAGAAGGCGCGGGATGTCTCGACACCGCGTGTCTCACTCTGGCTCACCGGCCTCAAGGAGACCGTCGACCAGCTGCCCGCTTTCGTCCGCCTCGCCGCGCGCATGGGCGTGGCCGAGGTTCATTTGCAGCGGCTCGTGTTCGATGAGCAGGGCTTCGGGCTCGCGCGCGCGGAAAGCTCGCTGTTTGAACGCACGCAGCAGCCAGAGGCGGATGCGATCGAAGAAGCGATAGCGCTCGGGCGCTCGCTGGGCGTCATGCTCGACGCGTCCGGCGCAACCGAGCCAGGTCTCAGCTTGCGCCGCGCCCACAGCAACGAGCCCTGGTCGCTCTGCCGTCGACCTTGGTCGCTGATGTGCGGATTCCGATGA
- a CDS encoding PRC-barrel domain-containing protein: MRTVSRSGSTVAIALLLAGGSAAQAQSPLPGGMPPPPGMSLDRSAAMRFPQPVQVGALLARDVLQPVPSQRVLGTVRSVISDQMGTIEAVVAYGGFLGFGARPIAVPIDAMVLLGQDMEIVAYTPEALNHFPTFSAAGTTPLPLNAVIRVGLAKPSH, translated from the coding sequence ATGAGAACTGTCAGCAGGAGTGGCTCTACCGTCGCGATCGCCCTGCTCCTCGCCGGCGGCAGCGCAGCGCAAGCGCAGAGCCCGCTGCCCGGTGGCATGCCGCCGCCGCCTGGCATGAGCCTCGACCGATCGGCCGCCATGCGTTTTCCGCAGCCCGTGCAGGTAGGCGCGCTGCTGGCTCGGGACGTGCTGCAGCCCGTCCCGAGCCAGCGCGTCCTCGGCACCGTCAGAAGCGTCATCAGTGATCAAATGGGAACCATCGAGGCGGTCGTGGCGTACGGCGGCTTTCTTGGTTTCGGCGCCCGGCCGATCGCGGTGCCGATCGACGCCATGGTGCTGCTCGGGCAGGACATGGAGATCGTTGCCTATACCCCGGAGGCGTTGAACCATTTTCCAACCTTTTCCGCCGCCGGGACCACGCCTCTGCCATTGAACGCGGTGATACGCGTGGGGCTCGCCAAACCTTCTCATTGA
- a CDS encoding molybdopterin-dependent oxidoreductase, protein MRSPFRPDDLPDAGVLDDHKALIRGLQRRGLVRGGLSLGALAMLTGCDVRQPEAVQSALLAISRFNDGVQAWLFDPTKLAPTYPASRVLKPPKFNAYYDVDRVNPVDGAAWRLELAGLIAERRPWTVAEIEALPQTTDIIKHICVEGWSYIGQWSGVRLGTFLRRVGADTRAKYVAFRTADDYPSSIDMATALHPQTILAVRYADETIADPFGYPLRLRTSTKLGYKNPKWITAIEVTNTYPGGYWESRGFSWFAGI, encoded by the coding sequence ATGAGATCGCCCTTCCGGCCCGACGATCTTCCCGACGCGGGCGTTCTCGACGACCACAAGGCACTGATCCGCGGGCTCCAACGACGCGGCCTCGTGCGCGGCGGCTTGTCACTCGGCGCGCTCGCAATGCTGACCGGCTGCGACGTGCGCCAGCCCGAGGCGGTGCAATCGGCGCTGCTTGCCATCTCGCGCTTCAACGATGGTGTGCAGGCCTGGCTCTTCGACCCGACAAAGCTCGCGCCGACCTATCCGGCATCCCGCGTGCTGAAGCCGCCGAAATTCAATGCCTATTACGACGTCGACAGGGTCAACCCGGTCGATGGCGCGGCCTGGCGCCTCGAACTCGCAGGGCTGATCGCCGAGCGCAGGCCCTGGACAGTGGCGGAAATCGAAGCGCTGCCGCAAACCACTGACATCATCAAGCACATCTGTGTCGAAGGCTGGAGCTACATCGGCCAGTGGTCGGGCGTGCGGCTCGGCACTTTCCTCCGGCGGGTCGGTGCCGATACCCGCGCGAAATATGTCGCCTTCCGCACCGCCGACGACTACCCGAGCAGCATTGACATGGCGACCGCGCTGCATCCGCAGACCATCCTCGCGGTCCGCTACGCCGATGAGACGATCGCCGATCCCTTCGGCTACCCGCTCCGACTCCGCACGTCGACGAAGCTCGGCTACAAGAACCCGAAATGGATCACCGCCATCGAAGTGACGAACACCTATCCCGGCGGTTACTGGGAAAGCCGCGGCTTTTCCTGGTTCGCAGGGATATAG
- a CDS encoding cytochrome b/b6 domain-containing protein — translation MAARLSDARHPRQLHPVPIRIMHWINAFAMIVMITSGWGIYDDDVIIRGFMFPGWARLGEWAAPSLNYHFAGMWLLGLNGLAYLTYGAVTGRFRERLLPIRARELVATVRDTLHLRIAHEDLTTYNAVQKALYIIVILAGVSQVVTGLAIWKPVQFSSLVALLGGFQTVRVIHFIGMAVIVGFLLVHVLLSLLVPRTLWAMLTGGPRLDRSRAP, via the coding sequence ATGGCGGCACGCCTCTCCGACGCCCGGCACCCCCGCCAGTTGCATCCCGTGCCGATTCGTATCATGCACTGGATCAACGCGTTCGCTATGATCGTGATGATCACGTCGGGCTGGGGAATATACGACGACGACGTGATCATCCGGGGATTCATGTTCCCGGGCTGGGCCCGGCTCGGCGAATGGGCGGCGCCGAGCCTCAATTATCATTTCGCAGGAATGTGGCTGCTGGGACTGAACGGGCTCGCCTATCTGACCTACGGCGCCGTTACCGGGCGGTTTCGCGAGCGCCTTCTGCCGATCCGCGCTCGCGAACTCGTCGCGACCGTGCGTGACACGCTGCACTTGCGGATCGCGCACGAGGACCTCACCACGTACAACGCCGTCCAGAAGGCGCTGTACATTATCGTCATCCTGGCAGGCGTCTCGCAGGTCGTCACCGGCCTTGCGATCTGGAAGCCGGTGCAGTTCTCCTCGCTCGTCGCGCTGCTCGGCGGCTTCCAGACGGTGCGGGTGATCCATTTCATCGGCATGGCGGTGATCGTCGGCTTTTTGCTGGTCCATGTGCTGCTGTCTTTGCTAGTGCCGCGCACGCTTTGGGCGATGCTCACGGGCGGCCCCCGGCTCGATCGATCGAGGGCGCCATGA
- a CDS encoding LysR family transcriptional regulator → MELNEIRYFLALSRTLNFTKAAEACHVSQPALTRAIRKMEDELGGLLFSRERSNTHLTELGRLIEPHLVEVVTQTGEAKRTAARFLKLEKASLALGVMCTIAPVKFVGFMARFKAENPGVDVTILEAVPDQLCDLLVKGELDVALMARPDGFPKPFRTLELFSERFVVACSAGHRFARKSNVAMAELDGESYLSRINCEFYDFLGDRCREQGATLVYSYQSEREDWVLAMVAAGLGICFLPEYTAIFPGVIGCPVVSPSVARSVCAVTVAGRRSSPPVKAFLNAVRRYQWPSPSTTGNPPE, encoded by the coding sequence ATGGAACTCAACGAAATCCGCTATTTCCTTGCGCTGAGCCGAACACTCAACTTCACCAAAGCCGCAGAGGCATGCCATGTCAGTCAGCCGGCGCTGACACGCGCGATCCGGAAAATGGAAGACGAGCTCGGTGGTTTGCTGTTCTCGCGCGAGCGTAGCAACACCCATTTGACCGAGCTCGGCCGCCTGATCGAACCGCATTTAGTTGAGGTCGTAACGCAAACCGGCGAAGCGAAGCGAACCGCCGCGCGATTCTTGAAATTGGAAAAGGCGAGCCTTGCGCTCGGCGTGATGTGTACCATCGCGCCGGTGAAGTTTGTGGGCTTTATGGCCCGCTTCAAAGCGGAAAACCCCGGCGTCGACGTAACCATTCTTGAGGCCGTCCCGGACCAGCTTTGTGATCTGTTGGTTAAGGGCGAGCTGGATGTGGCGTTGATGGCGCGCCCCGATGGATTTCCGAAGCCTTTCCGAACTTTGGAACTCTTCTCGGAACGGTTTGTCGTTGCCTGCTCGGCGGGCCATCGGTTTGCCCGCAAGAGCAACGTCGCGATGGCGGAACTTGACGGAGAGTCATACCTTTCTCGCATCAATTGCGAATTTTATGACTTCCTCGGCGACAGGTGCCGTGAGCAAGGGGCGACCCTTGTCTACTCATACCAGAGCGAACGTGAAGATTGGGTTCTGGCGATGGTTGCGGCAGGGCTAGGTATTTGCTTTCTCCCTGAGTATACGGCCATTTTTCCCGGTGTTATCGGATGCCCCGTCGTCTCCCCCTCGGTCGCGCGAAGCGTTTGCGCCGTTACGGTTGCCGGCCGTCGCTCGTCACCACCGGTCAAGGCGTTTTTGAACGCGGTGCGGCGCTATCAATGGCCGTCACCTTCGACCACAGGCAACCCGCCTGAGTGA
- a CDS encoding CGNR zinc finger domain-containing protein has protein sequence MSLLDAGDSLAQADFVAAIGLRAAIRSFVEVEPDARNASPAALELNAIATRFPLLVRVPARPSPWLTPQPGSSRLGLLLVQLCDLAQSGELDRLKMCASDDCKWIFFDRSKPGNRRWCSTSLCGNRHKIRSYRERKRASRAI, from the coding sequence ATGAGCCTCCTGGATGCAGGGGATTCGCTCGCGCAGGCGGACTTCGTCGCTGCCATTGGATTGCGGGCCGCGATCCGGTCATTTGTCGAAGTCGAGCCTGACGCGCGGAACGCGTCACCCGCGGCGCTCGAGCTGAACGCGATCGCCACGCGATTTCCGCTGCTCGTTCGCGTTCCGGCGCGCCCGTCTCCCTGGCTCACGCCCCAGCCGGGATCGAGCCGCCTGGGACTGTTGCTCGTTCAGCTGTGCGATCTTGCGCAGTCAGGGGAGCTCGACCGCCTTAAAATGTGTGCGTCCGACGACTGCAAATGGATTTTCTTCGACCGATCCAAGCCAGGAAACCGCCGTTGGTGCTCGACGTCGCTTTGCGGCAACCGGCACAAGATACGAAGCTATCGGGAACGCAAGCGGGCCTCGCGCGCGATATAA